A region of Maridesulfovibrio sp. DNA encodes the following proteins:
- a CDS encoding HypC/HybG/HupF family hydrogenase formation chaperone, with the protein MCLAIPVQIKSIENQVAKCKVGEGETYLDASLMLLPDEVEIGDYLIVHAGFALRKLDPKEAEETLKILRDMIELTEAERNKACNA; encoded by the coding sequence ATGTGTTTAGCTATTCCTGTTCAGATTAAGTCCATTGAAAATCAAGTCGCCAAATGTAAAGTGGGTGAGGGCGAAACTTATCTTGATGCGTCACTTATGCTTTTGCCGGACGAAGTTGAGATCGGTGATTATCTGATTGTTCATGCCGGATTTGCGCTACGCAAACTGGACCCTAAAGAGGCTGAAGAAACCTTGAAGATTTTACGTGATATGATTGAATTGACCGAAGCGGAACGGAATAAAGCATGTAACGCTTAA
- a CDS encoding HyaD/HybD family hydrogenase maturation endopeptidase, with protein MDKKILVLGVGNILFTDEGIGVKVVNELMSQYSFSDNVEIMDGGTLGTKLMGPMMDCDFLIVVDAVLGNDEPGSVYRLTGEDLRRSLAFKDSMHQTDLLDTMVLCELCDRRPECVVIGVEPKDYETMHDEVSDVTLERLPFMMEKVLEEVSAAGGSYEKTA; from the coding sequence ATGGATAAAAAAATTTTAGTTCTTGGTGTGGGAAACATTCTTTTTACCGATGAAGGCATCGGCGTGAAAGTGGTGAATGAACTGATGAGCCAGTATTCATTTTCCGACAATGTTGAAATCATGGATGGCGGGACTCTTGGCACCAAGTTGATGGGCCCTATGATGGATTGCGACTTCCTGATTGTAGTGGATGCTGTGTTGGGTAATGACGAGCCGGGTTCTGTTTACCGCTTGACAGGAGAAGATTTGCGTAGGAGTCTGGCTTTCAAGGATTCAATGCATCAGACCGACCTGCTCGACACTATGGTCCTGTGTGAGTTGTGTGACCGCCGTCCTGAGTGCGTGGTTATCGGTGTTGAACCGAAGGATTACGAAACCATGCATGATGAGGTTTCTGATGTAACGCTGGAGCGGCTTCCTTTCATGATGGAAAAGGTGCTTGAGGAAGTTTCCGCAGCCGGCGGCAGTTATGAAAAGACGGCTTAA
- a CDS encoding nickel-dependent hydrogenase large subunit, producing MSGCKAKSGPAVMATPYDKKYTGPVIVDPLTRIEGHLKIEVEVENGKVSNVWSSSQLFRGLEIILKGRDPRDAQHFTQRSCGVCTYTHALASTRCVDNAVGVDKNLPDNARLIRNLVLGAQYLHDHIVHFYHLHALDWVDVVSALQADPVKAAKIANSQSSRVTKPEDLKAVQDKLKKFVDSGQLGIFTNAYFLGGHDAYYLRPEENLIATAHYLEGLHLQVKAARAMAVFGAKNPHTQFTIVGGVTCYDSLTPKRIQEFKDLYNETMAFVNECYIPDLLMVASYYKDWAGIGGTTNFLTFGEFPDVEADINSRFLEQGVIMNRDLSNVMDFNPDSIKEDISHSWYNGDSSLHPYDGETEPKYTNYEDRDRYSWMKAPRYKGESMEVGPLAQMLVSYARGNKAVVPVVNHVLSTLGVGPEALFSTLGRTAARGIETVVAGTKMVEWVNNLEDNVASGNTDLAVEWEMPDEAEGVGFVGAPRGGLSHWIKIKGGKIENFQLVVPSTWNLGPRCNQNKMSAVEEALMGTPIADAKRPVEILRTVHSYDPCIACGVHVIDAATNEVHKFKIL from the coding sequence ATGTCTGGTTGCAAGGCTAAATCGGGCCCCGCTGTAATGGCGACCCCTTATGATAAAAAATACACCGGTCCGGTGATTGTCGACCCGCTTACCAGGATTGAGGGACACCTCAAGATCGAGGTTGAGGTCGAAAACGGTAAAGTAAGTAATGTCTGGAGTAGCTCTCAGTTATTCCGTGGTCTGGAAATTATCCTGAAAGGCCGTGACCCCCGCGATGCACAGCATTTCACCCAGCGTTCCTGCGGTGTATGTACTTATACCCATGCGCTGGCATCCACCCGTTGTGTTGATAATGCTGTTGGCGTTGATAAAAACCTGCCCGATAATGCACGTCTTATCCGTAACCTCGTGCTGGGCGCACAATACCTGCATGACCACATTGTGCACTTCTATCATCTGCATGCCCTTGACTGGGTTGATGTTGTAAGCGCACTTCAAGCTGATCCTGTCAAGGCTGCAAAAATCGCCAACAGCCAGTCTTCCCGCGTAACCAAGCCCGAAGACCTGAAAGCTGTTCAGGATAAACTTAAAAAGTTTGTTGATTCCGGCCAGCTCGGTATCTTTACCAACGCTTACTTTCTCGGTGGCCACGACGCTTACTACCTGCGTCCTGAAGAAAACCTCATTGCTACTGCTCACTACCTTGAAGGTCTCCACCTTCAGGTTAAGGCTGCTCGCGCAATGGCTGTTTTCGGTGCTAAAAACCCGCACACCCAGTTTACCATCGTTGGCGGTGTAACCTGTTACGATTCCCTGACTCCCAAACGCATTCAGGAGTTCAAGGATCTCTACAACGAAACAATGGCATTTGTTAACGAATGCTACATCCCCGATCTGTTGATGGTCGCATCTTACTATAAAGACTGGGCCGGAATAGGCGGAACCACCAACTTCCTGACCTTCGGTGAATTCCCGGATGTTGAAGCAGACATCAACAGCCGCTTCCTTGAGCAGGGTGTAATTATGAACCGTGACCTCAGTAATGTCATGGATTTCAACCCTGATTCCATTAAGGAAGACATCAGCCACAGCTGGTATAACGGTGATTCTTCACTGCATCCTTATGACGGTGAAACCGAACCCAAGTATACCAACTATGAAGACCGCGACCGTTACTCCTGGATGAAAGCTCCCCGCTACAAAGGAGAATCCATGGAAGTCGGTCCGTTGGCACAGATGCTGGTTTCCTACGCTCGCGGCAACAAGGCTGTTGTCCCCGTTGTCAACCATGTTCTCTCCACCCTCGGAGTCGGACCCGAAGCACTGTTCTCCACTCTCGGCAGAACTGCTGCTCGTGGTATTGAGACTGTTGTTGCAGGTACCAAGATGGTTGAGTGGGTTAACAACCTTGAAGACAACGTTGCTTCAGGCAATACTGATCTTGCGGTTGAATGGGAAATGCCTGATGAAGCTGAAGGCGTCGGCTTTGTTGGCGCACCTCGCGGTGGTCTGTCTCACTGGATCAAGATCAAAGGCGGAAAGATCGAAAACTTCCAGCTGGTTGTTCCTTCAACCTGGAACCTCGGTCCCCGCTGTAACCAGAACAAAATGTCCGCAGTTGAGGAAGCCCTCATGGGTACTCCCATCGCAGACGCCAAGCGTCCTGTTGAAATTCTGCGTACTGTTCACTCCTATGACCCCTGTATCGCCTGTGGCGTACACGTCATCGATGCTGCAACCAACGAAGTTCACAAATTCAAGATTCTCTAG
- a CDS encoding hydrogenase small subunit — protein sequence MKFSVGLGKDGAEKRLEQNGVSRRDFMKFCATTAAVMGMGPAFAPTVAEALTMKKRPSVVYLHAAECTGCSEAVLRTVSPYIDALILDTISLDYHETIMAAAGHAAEEALHQAVHSPEGYICVVEGAIPTIEGGAWGKVGGKTMLEIVQEIVPHAKATICIGTCACYGGVQAAAPNPSKSKGVSEALGGVTTVNLPGCPTNPFNFVGTVVHYLTKGIPELDDVGRPTLFYGESVHDNCPRLKHFDNDEFAPSFSSEEAKKGYCLYELGCKGPDTYNNCPKVKFNQTNWPVEAGHPCIGCSEPDFWDEMSPFYEQS from the coding sequence ATGAAATTCTCTGTGGGACTCGGAAAAGATGGAGCGGAAAAACGCCTGGAGCAGAATGGCGTCTCCCGCCGCGATTTCATGAAGTTCTGCGCAACAACTGCCGCTGTTATGGGAATGGGACCCGCTTTTGCGCCGACTGTAGCGGAAGCCCTGACCATGAAAAAGCGTCCTTCTGTTGTTTATCTGCATGCAGCTGAATGTACCGGTTGTTCAGAAGCTGTTCTTCGTACTGTTTCTCCGTATATTGATGCCCTTATTCTCGACACAATTTCCCTCGACTACCATGAAACCATCATGGCTGCCGCAGGTCATGCAGCAGAAGAAGCACTGCATCAGGCAGTTCATTCTCCCGAAGGCTATATCTGTGTAGTTGAAGGCGCTATTCCTACCATTGAAGGTGGTGCCTGGGGTAAAGTCGGTGGTAAGACCATGCTTGAAATCGTGCAGGAAATAGTTCCTCACGCAAAAGCAACTATCTGTATCGGCACCTGCGCCTGTTACGGCGGAGTTCAGGCTGCTGCACCCAACCCGTCCAAGTCTAAAGGTGTTTCCGAAGCACTTGGCGGCGTAACTACCGTAAACCTGCCCGGCTGCCCGACCAACCCGTTCAACTTTGTCGGTACCGTTGTTCATTACCTGACCAAAGGTATCCCCGAGCTTGATGATGTCGGTCGCCCGACTCTTTTCTACGGTGAGTCTGTGCATGACAACTGTCCGAGACTCAAGCATTTTGATAATGATGAATTTGCACCTTCCTTCTCCTCCGAAGAAGCTAAAAAAGGCTACTGCCTGTACGAGCTGGGATGTAAGGGACCGGACACCTACAACAACTGTCCGAAAGTCAAGTTTAATCAGACCAACTGGCCTGTAGAGGCCGGCCACCCCTGTATCGGTTGCAGTGAGCCCGATTTCTGGGATGAAATGAGCCCGTTCTACGAGCAGAGTTAG
- the tmk gene encoding dTMP kinase encodes MFITFEGIEGTGKTTQIKKLTAFLQESGHEVDVTLEPGGSRIGRELRKILLNMDSTDITGECELFLYLADRAQHVGQVIKPAVEAGKIIISDRFADSTIVYQGYGRGLDPKLLRELNDVAVSGNWPDLTVLLDLDPEIGLKRAMTRNLQENKMQEEGRFEAESLEFHNRVREGYLTWAALNNERIVVVDADQTPEDIFAEIKVKVLERLERIRTK; translated from the coding sequence ATGTTCATTACCTTTGAAGGGATAGAAGGTACCGGAAAAACTACCCAGATAAAAAAACTGACTGCTTTTCTCCAAGAGTCCGGGCATGAAGTGGATGTAACGCTTGAGCCGGGAGGAAGCCGTATCGGCAGAGAGTTACGGAAAATACTCCTTAATATGGATAGCACCGACATAACAGGTGAATGTGAACTTTTTCTTTATCTGGCTGATCGCGCCCAGCATGTAGGGCAGGTGATCAAGCCCGCTGTGGAAGCAGGTAAAATTATCATTTCCGACCGCTTTGCCGATTCTACTATAGTTTATCAGGGGTATGGCCGGGGTCTTGATCCCAAACTTTTGCGAGAACTCAATGATGTTGCTGTCTCGGGCAACTGGCCTGACTTGACCGTTCTGCTTGATCTTGATCCTGAAATAGGCCTGAAACGGGCTATGACCCGCAATCTGCAGGAAAACAAGATGCAGGAAGAAGGGCGGTTTGAGGCGGAATCTCTCGAGTTCCATAATCGCGTTCGTGAAGGATACCTGACCTGGGCGGCTCTAAATAATGAACGAATCGTTGTTGTAGATGCTGATCAGACTCCTGAAGATATTTTTGCTGAAATCAAGGTAAAAGTGCTGGAGCGTCTGGAGCGAATTCGTACTAAATAA
- a CDS encoding HD domain-containing protein — translation MSQKYTYIKDLINGERVKDIFLIGDAQLRESRNGPFWNLRLQDNSGTVEAKIWSPLSQNFRQLEAGMFVAAGGLVGSFRDKPQLTVEMLDVLDPDLCGLDITDFLPSSAEKPEDMMQELDYLIAEHMVHIPWKKFCRRVLKDETVSGRLLVATGAKAVHHAYVGGLLEHTLAVAKLCMSICDNYPEVDRQVVLAAAIFHDLGKAWELSGGLTNDYTDEGRLLGHIHIGVEILEPFLQKTKDLDPKLKLHLKHLILSHHGEYEFGAPKRPKTPEAFILHFADNIDAKMNTIFAELGKLEGSESNWTPYQRFLDRYLYKAEKSPDNPSSKCELKKSEAQCSLPLKG, via the coding sequence GTGTCGCAAAAATATACATATATTAAAGATCTTATAAACGGAGAGAGAGTAAAAGATATATTCCTCATCGGTGATGCCCAATTACGTGAGTCAAGGAACGGTCCCTTCTGGAACCTGCGTCTTCAGGATAATTCCGGAACTGTGGAAGCCAAGATATGGAGTCCGTTAAGTCAAAATTTCCGGCAACTTGAGGCGGGGATGTTCGTAGCCGCCGGAGGATTGGTCGGTTCATTCAGAGATAAGCCTCAGCTTACAGTCGAAATGCTTGACGTGCTGGATCCTGATCTTTGCGGTTTGGACATTACTGATTTTCTTCCCTCGAGTGCAGAAAAACCGGAAGACATGATGCAGGAGTTGGATTACCTTATAGCTGAGCATATGGTCCATATCCCATGGAAAAAATTTTGCCGCAGGGTTTTAAAAGATGAAACCGTCAGCGGAAGGCTGCTCGTAGCAACAGGTGCAAAGGCTGTTCACCATGCTTATGTTGGGGGGCTGCTGGAGCATACTCTGGCTGTAGCCAAGTTGTGCATGTCCATTTGTGACAACTATCCGGAAGTTGACCGGCAGGTGGTACTGGCTGCGGCTATTTTTCATGATCTCGGCAAGGCGTGGGAACTTTCCGGGGGACTTACTAATGATTACACCGATGAAGGGCGTTTGCTGGGCCATATTCACATCGGGGTGGAAATCCTCGAGCCTTTTCTGCAAAAAACAAAAGACCTTGATCCAAAGTTAAAGCTTCACTTGAAGCATCTCATTCTTTCCCATCACGGGGAATATGAATTCGGTGCCCCTAAACGGCCTAAGACCCCGGAAGCGTTTATTCTGCATTTTGCCGACAATATTGACGCAAAAATGAATACAATTTTTGCTGAATTAGGTAAATTGGAAGGCTCGGAAAGCAACTGGACTCCGTATCAGCGGTTTCTGGACAGATATTTATATAAGGCGGAAAAATCACCTGATAACCCGTCAAGCAAGTGTGAACTCAAAAAATCGGAGGCTCAATGTTCATTACCTTTGAAGGGATAG
- the surE gene encoding 5'/3'-nucleotidase SurE has translation MNILLTNDDGIQAIGLRALYHGLKKAGMNVQVVAPVAEQSAVGHAVSLSSPLRVKRFEEDGFTGLGVYGTPVDCVKLGLTTLLQTKPDIVVSGINSGANVGVDILYSGTVSAATEGALMGYPAMAVSYDSFKPEELTDQGAYCAELLKKIPWSDLDDKTVINLNFPAVPVKDAGALKICRHTRVSWQDWYETREDPRGHKYYWLDGVMPKEKISPGTDRDLLSKGHITMTPLHFDFTDREAIATLEQSFGI, from the coding sequence ATGAATATCCTTCTTACCAATGATGACGGGATTCAGGCTATCGGACTGCGGGCCCTATATCACGGACTAAAAAAAGCCGGGATGAATGTTCAGGTTGTTGCCCCTGTCGCGGAACAGTCCGCAGTAGGACACGCCGTATCGCTCTCCTCGCCCCTTCGTGTCAAGAGATTTGAAGAGGACGGCTTTACCGGGCTGGGGGTTTACGGTACTCCGGTGGATTGCGTCAAGCTGGGACTGACCACACTGCTGCAAACCAAACCGGACATTGTGGTTTCGGGCATCAACAGCGGCGCCAATGTGGGTGTGGATATTTTATACTCTGGAACTGTCTCTGCAGCAACAGAGGGTGCGCTCATGGGCTACCCGGCGATGGCTGTATCCTATGACAGCTTCAAGCCGGAAGAACTGACTGATCAGGGGGCCTACTGTGCTGAGCTTCTCAAAAAAATCCCCTGGAGCGATCTTGACGACAAAACCGTGATCAACCTTAATTTTCCGGCTGTACCGGTCAAGGATGCCGGTGCGTTGAAAATATGCCGCCACACCCGTGTTTCATGGCAGGACTGGTATGAAACGCGTGAAGATCCGCGCGGACATAAATATTACTGGCTGGACGGGGTTATGCCCAAGGAAAAAATCAGTCCCGGAACTGATCGCGACCTGCTGAGCAAAGGCCATATCACCATGACTCCATTGCATTTTGATTTCACCGATCGGGAGGCAATTGCAACTCTGGAGCAAAGTTTTGGTATATAG
- the fba gene encoding class II fructose-1,6-bisphosphate aldolase: MPLVSPKEMFEGAYAGGYAIGAFNVNNMEIIQGIMEAGSEENAPLILQVSAGAKKYAGLGYITKLMEAALLESDLPVVLHLDHGANFEICKEVIDGGFTSVMIDGSHLPFEENIAETKKVVEYAHSKGVWVEAELGRLAGVEEHVVSEKTIYTDPDEAVEFVERTGCDSLAIAIGTSHGAYKFTGEAKLDFERLDKIGSMMPDYPIVLHGASSVVPEFVAMANEYGGEIGGAKGVPEELLRKAASKAVCKINIDTDIRLAMTAVIRKFMKENPSAFDPRGYLGEARKAVKEMVRHKIINVLGCSNKA, translated from the coding sequence ATGCCACTAGTTTCGCCCAAGGAAATGTTCGAGGGAGCCTATGCCGGCGGCTATGCCATTGGCGCGTTCAACGTGAACAACATGGAAATCATTCAGGGAATCATGGAAGCGGGCAGCGAGGAGAACGCTCCCCTTATCCTTCAGGTTTCCGCCGGTGCTAAAAAATACGCAGGACTGGGCTACATTACCAAACTGATGGAAGCCGCCCTGCTGGAAAGCGATCTTCCGGTCGTGTTGCATCTCGATCACGGCGCAAACTTTGAAATCTGCAAAGAAGTAATCGACGGCGGATTTACCTCCGTAATGATTGACGGTTCACATCTTCCTTTTGAAGAAAATATCGCTGAGACCAAAAAAGTAGTAGAATACGCCCACAGTAAAGGTGTCTGGGTAGAAGCAGAACTGGGACGTCTCGCAGGCGTTGAAGAACATGTTGTTTCCGAAAAAACCATCTACACCGATCCTGATGAAGCAGTAGAATTCGTAGAACGCACTGGTTGTGATTCTCTTGCCATCGCAATCGGTACCAGCCACGGTGCTTACAAATTCACCGGGGAAGCAAAGCTCGATTTTGAACGCCTTGATAAAATCGGCTCTATGATGCCCGATTACCCCATCGTACTGCACGGTGCATCCAGCGTAGTTCCCGAGTTCGTAGCCATGGCAAATGAGTATGGCGGTGAAATCGGCGGAGCTAAGGGCGTTCCCGAAGAACTGCTGCGCAAGGCTGCTTCAAAAGCGGTCTGCAAAATCAATATCGACACCGATATACGTCTGGCCATGACTGCAGTTATCCGTAAGTTCATGAAGGAAAACCCCTCTGCCTTCGACCCCAGAGGTTATCTCGGTGAAGCCCGCAAGGCTGTTAAGGAAATGGTCCGCCACAAAATTATCAATGTGCTGGGCTGCTCCAATAAAGCATAA
- the gap gene encoding type I glyceraldehyde-3-phosphate dehydrogenase — protein sequence MAVKVGINGFGRIGRYLVRLIHDSKEFDLVAINARASNEDLALLFKHDSVHGTFHADVEANDDGFTINGKQIKVTRCAPGEWIWKDLGCDMVVETTGKFRDRASCEKHMACGAKKVVISSPGIDSDATIVMGVNDGDLKPEHNIISGASCTTNCLAPVAKVINDEFGLERGLMTTVHAYTMSQRVLDGSHKDIRRARACAVNMVPTTTGAAKAVTMVIPELKGKLDGMSIRVPTPNVSLVDLTCDLGRSTTKEEVNAVLAKAANEHMGYTEKPLVSTDYLGDTHGGVVDGPCTEVMDGKMLKLIIWYDNEASFTNQLVRLMDKVSGMM from the coding sequence ATGGCTGTAAAAGTTGGTATTAATGGGTTTGGCAGAATCGGGCGCTACCTCGTCCGCCTGATTCACGACAGTAAAGAATTCGATCTCGTAGCCATTAACGCCCGTGCATCAAATGAAGACCTCGCTCTTCTGTTCAAACACGATTCCGTACATGGAACCTTCCATGCCGATGTTGAAGCTAATGATGACGGCTTCACCATCAACGGCAAACAGATCAAGGTTACCAGATGCGCTCCCGGTGAGTGGATTTGGAAAGATCTCGGTTGTGACATGGTTGTTGAAACCACAGGTAAATTCCGCGACCGCGCCAGCTGCGAAAAGCATATGGCCTGCGGCGCTAAAAAAGTTGTAATCAGTTCCCCCGGCATTGATTCCGATGCTACAATCGTAATGGGTGTAAACGACGGTGACCTCAAACCGGAACACAATATCATTTCCGGCGCATCCTGCACCACAAACTGTCTTGCTCCCGTAGCTAAAGTCATCAACGATGAATTCGGCCTTGAACGCGGACTGATGACTACTGTCCACGCCTACACCATGAGCCAGAGGGTTCTGGACGGTTCCCATAAGGATATCCGCCGGGCAAGAGCCTGCGCGGTAAACATGGTTCCCACCACTACCGGAGCAGCCAAGGCTGTAACCATGGTTATCCCGGAACTGAAAGGCAAACTGGACGGCATGTCCATCCGTGTTCCCACACCCAATGTCTCCCTTGTGGACCTTACCTGCGACCTTGGCCGCAGCACCACCAAGGAAGAAGTCAACGCAGTACTTGCCAAGGCTGCTAACGAACATATGGGCTACACTGAAAAGCCCCTTGTCTCCACCGACTATCTCGGCGACACCCACGGCGGTGTTGTTGACGGTCCTTGCACCGAAGTCATGGACGGCAAAATGCTTAAGCTCATCATCTGGTACGATAACGAAGCCAGCTTCACAAACCAGCTTGTCCGTTTGATGGATAAAGTGTCTGGAATGATGTAG
- a CDS encoding amino acid ABC transporter permease → MFESDGQRLKADNKIFLIDFLLFYLLVSCFCYFLYKGTETLGYNWQWFRVPGFIFSINDGQFIPGPLLQGLWVTLKITGLSFILTFAIGLGTAIMRLSSSFTARSLARIYLEIIRNTPLLIQLFFIYFVIAPIIGIDGFWASVIALSMFEGAYASEIFRAGITSIDRGQWEAAFSLGGDKRFAYYNVILPQAVPRIAPPLAGQAIALVKDSALVSTVAIYDLTMQGQSIISETFLTFEIWFTVAAIYLSITLLLSWTLDNAARKFKSAW, encoded by the coding sequence ATGTTTGAATCTGACGGCCAGCGGTTAAAGGCTGATAATAAAATATTCCTTATTGATTTCCTGCTCTTCTATTTGCTTGTATCCTGTTTCTGCTACTTTCTTTACAAAGGGACCGAAACACTTGGTTATAATTGGCAGTGGTTCAGGGTACCCGGATTTATTTTTTCCATTAATGACGGCCAGTTCATCCCCGGTCCACTGTTGCAAGGGCTCTGGGTAACGCTCAAGATTACCGGCCTGAGTTTCATATTAACCTTCGCCATAGGACTGGGTACGGCTATCATGCGTCTTTCCAGTTCTTTTACAGCCAGAAGCCTTGCCCGCATATATCTTGAGATAATTCGTAATACCCCGTTGCTTATTCAGCTTTTTTTTATATATTTTGTAATCGCTCCCATAATCGGTATTGACGGCTTCTGGGCATCGGTCATCGCGCTGAGTATGTTTGAGGGAGCCTATGCTTCCGAAATATTTCGGGCAGGGATAACTTCTATTGACCGCGGACAATGGGAGGCGGCATTCAGTCTGGGGGGAGATAAACGATTTGCTTATTACAATGTCATCCTGCCGCAGGCTGTGCCGCGCATAGCTCCTCCCCTTGCAGGACAGGCCATAGCTCTGGTTAAAGATTCCGCACTGGTCAGCACCGTTGCTATTTACGACCTGACCATGCAGGGCCAATCCATAATTTCCGAAACTTTTTTAACTTTTGAAATATGGTTTACCGTTGCAGCCATATATTTATCAATTACGCTTTTGCTTTCATGGACGCTGGATAATGCGGCCCGTAAATTCAAAAGCGCATGGTAA